The sequence GGCAGATGTCAACGTTGATGTACTCGCTAAGCAGACGCCCGGCTTTTCTGGAGCGGATCTGGCAGCCGTTGTAAACGAGGGCGCGCTCCTAGCCGCCCGGCGTGATAAAGATCGCGTCAGTATGGTCGACTTTGACGAGGCGGTCGAGCGCATCATCGCCGGGCCCCTGCGGCGCAGTCGGGCTCTCACTCCGAAGGAGCGCGAGATGGTCGCCTACCATGAGGCCGGCCACGCCATCCTACGAAAGCTTCTTCCTAAGGCTGATCCGCCCCACAAGGTGACGATCGTGTCCCGCGGAATGGCGCTTGGCTATGTGATGGGGGCCCCGCCGGAGGATCGATACACCCGCACTCGCTCCGAATTGCTGGACGAGGTCAGTGTGGGCATGGGGGGGCGGGTGGCTGAGGACCTCATCTTCGGCGAGATTACGACCGGGGCTTCAAACGACTTTGAGCAGGCCACCAACATGGTCCGCCGAATGGTGACGAATTTCGGAATGTCCGATAAGCTCGGTCCGGTCACACTGGGCAGGCAAGGAGGGCCGGTCTTTCTTGGCCGCGACATGATCGACAGTCGCAACTACAGCGAGGAGATTGCCTATCAGATCGACCAGGAGGTGCGGCGCATCATCGACGAGTGTTACCAGAACGCGCGCCAGACGATCGAGGCGAACCGGGAGAAGCTGCAGCGGGTTGCGAAGGCCCTCATGGAGCGCGAAACCCTCTATGCGGAGGAGTTGGACGACGTCATGGCGGGAAAGGTGGTCGCGCTGGAACCCGTACGACCGGCCGGCGTCGAAGCAGCCGTCGAACCAAGCGCAAGCGTCGAAGCGACGGCGCGTCAGCGGGCACGCCTGGGGCACCCGCGCCGCCACCACCAGCCTAACTGAAACCGTCGCACAGCCCGCCGGCGTCGACAGCCGCCATAGTTGGGCGTGACAGGTCTCTCTTATCACTCCCCTTCCCCCTTACGTGGGGGGAAGGGGACATTAGTATTGGCGTCCCTCACATCCGACGCGACCGGGCCCACGTTGTCGCGCTACCCCATTCTGTTCCCTTCCCGGAGCGCAGCACCTACCTCCGCGAAACGCGCAGCGGCTACCAGAAACACAAAACCCTCTCACAGTAGTCATGAGAGGGTTAAATGTAAATAACTATATAATTAAAAGATTATGCCGTTTTCTTCTTCCGTCTGACGTAGAGCACGGCGCCTATGGCGACGCCTGCGATAGCGGTTACCAGAATGCCCGGATTACTCATCATGGAGGAACTACCGCTACTGGATCGGGGCGCCTTCAGACCAACCGTAAAGGGGAAGCTGAACGTCGAATCGTGAGCGTGATACACATCTTCCTCAGCCGAACTCGCATGTTTCTCGCTCACCGCTACGACGCCCTCGTGGCCATGCGCGGCGTTGCCGCCACCCCCGGCGTGTGATTCAACCCGCTCCTCGACCTCCAGGACAGCCTTATATTTCCCCGCCTTCGCAAAATCGGTCTCCGCTTTGACGACACCGGAGGGATAAACCTGTTGCGGGATGTAAAGGACCGTCCCGGAGTCGCTCCGCTCAGAGACCTCCACTACCCGGACCGCCACCGGGATCTTGCGCAGCGCATCGCTCATAAGATCAAAAGTCAGTGTCGCCTTGCCCGTTTTCGGGATGTCTCGACAGTACGACCTGAACTCCTCCTTCATAGCATCCAGGTACCGCCTGAGATCGGCATCTTTAAGCTCTTTGAGCACCTCAAGTTGGGTGGCTCCCGTCCCGGTGGCCGCATGCTGATAAGCGCTGAAGTGGATGAAATACTGCCCCTTTTCTATTGAGCAGAGATCGTTGTCCGTGATCCCGCCCATGCCACCCCCGCCATGCGCCCATGCCTGAGACACCCAGACCAACCCCATCAGAACAGCACATGCAGCCATTGCCCGATACTTCATTGCCCTACCTGCTACCTTCCTGAGCGTCCCATCTACGCCTTTGAGTCTCCACCTTACCCTGCACCGCAGAGCTAACCCGGCGGGCAGGGGTCCCACCCCTGGACATGAACGATAGAGCCTCCAGGGATGGGACCTTCACGCACCCGCACACCCTTAACTTACGCCTGGTTCACCAGTGTAATAAGGACAAACAACAGCATGAGCAGCAACGCAAGATTCATCCCTTGAGCAGCGAATTCCATAGCAGCATATCTCCTTCCTATTTGTACTGAGTCGTCGGTCGCCACTTGCCTCCGCCGGACAGCGCGGTGGCACCACCCTCAAAGGACGGAATCACGGGGCCGCCCACCTCTACAATCTGCCGATTCTTGTCGGCGTCAAAGAACTCGAGCAAACCGCCGTACCGGCTGTCCGAGTCATAGATCAACTCGGCCAACCGCTGGTACTCCCATTCCGCATCGGTAGCATCTATTGACATCGTGACGGTCTGGCCGGGGGCGATGGGACCGGCGGGCTCGACCTTGATTTTCAGCCGCGAGTCGGGGAACAGCGCCGGATCACGGAACTGCAGATTGGCCGTGATGAATCCCCCCAGGTGCTGCGGCCTATTGGAGCCGTTGGTCACCTCAATCACCATCCCGAGAGATCGCCCAGGCACCGTATAGACGGCAGTGACAGGTCGGGCCTTCACGGTAGCATGGGCGTACGGCGTAAAGTCTGTCGTTGGTCGGAGTTCAGGCGTATCCATCCTACCGGTCTGAAGCGGAATCGTAATCGGGTAGGCGCCGTTGGTAGTCACGTAGCCGATGGCCACAATAAGAACCGTCGCGATCATGAGGACCAGCCCCACCGTTCGATCACCGGAGCTGACAAGCTCCTCCTCAGGCACGACCCCCACCAGGAAAATTCGGCGCGTAAACGGCCGCACGACCCAATATCCCAGCCAGAATACCCCAATGACGGTCCACAGCAGCCACCAGCCGATGATCCGGCCCTGGCCATGGTTCTCCATGTTGATCGTCTGGCCGTCGATGGTGGTAACATTGTTTTCAAAGTTACTCCAATCACCGTCAACCGTCACAAACTCACCGCCACCAACCAGGGGGCCTCCACCCTCGATATTGACCATCGGGTGAACATGATAGGTCCCGGTGACCCGCCCCATAATATTCATTCGATAATCATAGTCTCCGCCAAGTTGAGTGCTGGTGGCGTTGATCACGGGCATGCCATTCATCCATGCCTCTTTCTTCAGCATCGATGGCCCCGGTACAGAGTAGTGGAGAAAGATCGACTCGGGGGTATTGACGGCCCGCGGCCATTCACTGAACGTATGAAACTTGCCTGTGAGATCCATCGTCTCACCGGGCTTCACTCGGGCCTTTGACCACTTGGTATCGTAGAACGTTATCGTACGCATCCGGAGAAACGGCTCCTGCGATCGTTCGCCATGGGCCCATGCCGTTGTTCCCGCGGACACGGCGATCACTCCAAGTAGGATCGCCGACAACGCTGCTCGTCCTATCCTCATTGTTATCCTCCTGCCTCGCTTATGGATAAGGGTCGACTCATTCGTACCGCAGTAGGTGGTGGGGCCTTCGTCCATTGATGGTTCATCCGGAAAATCCACCACAGCCCGCGTCGACGACAGCTACGTCCGCGACAGCCATACCGGCTTGCTGATCCACTTTCCCATAAACATCCACCAGACATACACGAGCCCGCTGATGAACCCGGCGAAGAATGAGGAGACCGGCGTGACGTCTCGTCCGAAGGTTCGCAGCGTCCCTCGCTCCACGATCCTGATGTACTCGGGCGTCGCGGAGCGCACATACTCCATCCCCATCAGATCGGCGATCGACATGAGCGGCCCGCTTGGGTGCTTGACGGCCAGGTGGAACGGCGCCAGCCAAGTCCAGTTTGCGGGATAAAACAACAGCGACCACCCCATGCCGCCGAACAGCGCCGTAAACATGTAGCTTCCCGTCATCATCAACATGACGTCCAGGAAGATCGCGCTGGGGATCATCAGACCAGGGGTGGTAAAATTGACCGGGAACCAAGCCCAATAGTAGAAGTTGAAGACACGGTTCATCCATTGACCGAAGTGAAGCGTCATAATACAAAAAGTCGCACCGATCGGCAGACGCATC comes from Candidatus Methylomirabilis lanthanidiphila and encodes:
- a CDS encoding methane monooxygenase, encoding MRIGRAALSAILLGVIAVSAGTTAWAHGERSQEPFLRMRTITFYDTKWSKARVKPGETMDLTGKFHTFSEWPRAVNTPESIFLHYSVPGPSMLKKEAWMNGMPVINATSTQLGGDYDYRMNIMGRVTGTYHVHPMVNIEGGGPLVGGGEFVTVDGDWSNFENNVTTIDGQTINMENHGQGRIIGWWLLWTVIGVFWLGYWVVRPFTRRIFLVGVVPEEELVSSGDRTVGLVLMIATVLIVAIGYVTTNGAYPITIPLQTGRMDTPELRPTTDFTPYAHATVKARPVTAVYTVPGRSLGMVIEVTNGSNRPQHLGGFITANLQFRDPALFPDSRLKIKVEPAGPIAPGQTVTMSIDATDAEWEYQRLAELIYDSDSRYGGLLEFFDADKNRQIVEVGGPVIPSFEGGATALSGGGKWRPTTQYK
- a CDS encoding ammonia monooxygenase, whose translation is MALLSQQQAASLERKFDIIIIVAAFTGTVAGYHIHQMLTVGDWDFWLDWKDRRWWVTLTPILLITFPAATQYFMWEKMRLPIGATFCIMTLHFGQWMNRVFNFYYWAWFPVNFTTPGLMIPSAIFLDVMLMMTGSYMFTALFGGMGWSLLFYPANWTWLAPFHLAVKHPSGPLMSIADLMGMEYVRSATPEYIRIVERGTLRTFGRDVTPVSSFFAGFISGLVYVWWMFMGKWISKPVWLSRT